A genomic window from Microvirga sp. TS319 includes:
- a CDS encoding UxaA family hydrolase, with protein sequence MMLDKQAPSPRIVRLHERDNLVVAVDPIAPGAAVHGVMAKSRVPKGHKMAVAPIGQGEAILKFGQIIGFASMPVEPGEWVHEHNVEMHAFSRDYRFAEEARSEAVLPVEARATFEGYRRANGRVGTRNYLAILTSVNCSASVARFIAREAERSGLLDEYPNIDGIIPLVHGTGCGMDQKGEGAEILKRTQWGYASNPNIAGVLMVGLGCEVFQIGRWKELYRIEETDTFRSLTIQETGGTRKSVEAGLAAIRDMLPIANRVQRETVPASELVLALQCGGSDGYSGITANPALGAAADLLVRNGGTAILSETPEIYGAEHLLTRRAATREIGEKLVDLIRWWEDYTTRNRGEMNNNPSPGNKAGGLTTILEKSLGAAAKGGTTTLTDVYRYAEPVNAKGFVFMDTPGYDPVSATGQVAGGANILCFTTGRGSAYGCKPTPSIKLATNSDVYRRMIDDMDIDCGDILDGVSIAEKGQEIFDTILKVASGERSKSELLGYGDAEFLPWQVGAVM encoded by the coding sequence ATGATGTTGGACAAGCAGGCCCCGTCCCCGCGGATCGTGCGCCTCCATGAGCGCGACAATCTTGTCGTGGCCGTCGATCCCATCGCTCCTGGAGCGGCCGTTCACGGGGTCATGGCCAAGAGCCGCGTCCCCAAGGGCCACAAGATGGCCGTTGCGCCGATCGGGCAAGGGGAAGCGATCCTCAAGTTCGGCCAGATCATCGGCTTTGCTTCAATGCCCGTCGAACCCGGCGAATGGGTCCACGAACACAATGTGGAGATGCACGCGTTCTCCCGCGATTATCGTTTCGCCGAAGAGGCTCGATCGGAAGCCGTGCTGCCGGTCGAAGCCCGTGCGACCTTTGAAGGTTATCGGCGCGCGAACGGCAGGGTCGGCACACGAAATTACCTTGCGATCCTCACCAGCGTGAACTGTTCGGCCTCCGTGGCCCGCTTCATCGCACGGGAGGCGGAGCGCTCAGGTCTTCTCGACGAGTATCCGAATATCGACGGCATCATCCCCCTGGTGCACGGCACGGGCTGTGGCATGGATCAGAAGGGCGAAGGCGCCGAGATCCTCAAGCGAACGCAATGGGGCTACGCCTCCAATCCCAACATCGCGGGCGTGCTCATGGTAGGTCTGGGTTGCGAGGTCTTTCAGATCGGGCGCTGGAAAGAGCTCTATCGCATCGAGGAGACCGACACGTTCCGGTCCCTGACGATCCAGGAAACCGGCGGCACGCGTAAATCCGTCGAAGCCGGCCTCGCGGCGATCCGCGATATGCTCCCCATCGCCAACCGCGTCCAACGCGAGACCGTACCGGCATCCGAATTGGTTCTTGCCCTGCAATGCGGCGGCTCGGACGGCTATTCGGGCATCACGGCGAACCCCGCTCTGGGGGCGGCCGCGGATCTTCTGGTCCGAAATGGCGGCACGGCAATCCTGTCGGAAACGCCCGAAATCTACGGCGCGGAACATCTCCTGACCCGCCGTGCGGCAACGCGCGAGATCGGCGAGAAGCTCGTGGATCTCATCCGCTGGTGGGAGGATTACACGACCCGCAACAGGGGCGAGATGAACAACAACCCCTCCCCGGGCAACAAGGCGGGCGGCCTCACGACCATCCTCGAAAAATCCCTGGGTGCGGCAGCAAAGGGCGGCACGACGACGCTGACGGATGTGTATCGCTATGCCGAGCCCGTGAATGCGAAGGGCTTCGTGTTCATGGACACGCCCGGCTACGACCCGGTCTCGGCGACCGGACAGGTGGCGGGCGGTGCGAATATCCTGTGCTTCACGACCGGACGCGGCTCTGCCTATGGCTGCAAGCCGACGCCCTCGATCAAGCTCGCGACCAACAGCGATGTCTACCGGCGGATGATCGACGACATGGACATCGATTGCGGCGATATCCTCGATGGCGTTTCGATCGCCGAAAAGGGGCAGGAGATTTTCGACACGATCCTGAAGGTCGCCTCGGGCGAGCGCTCCAAGTCGGAGCTTCTCGGATATGGCGACGCCGAGTTCCTGCCCTGGCAGGTCGGCGCGGTGATGTAG
- a CDS encoding type VI secretion system-associated protein TagO — translation MYHYFMMATLCLTPLAAHAQDPKVCAALSDDKTRLECYDLAHRKTANVANASIWQVREEKSRLDDSREVFLSVLSAEPVRGKYGQDKFGSLHITCREKATNIYFIFGDHFMSSVQGGGKVSARVDSNTPKTLSMIESNDNSALGLWGNRTAVPYIKDLFGGKSLYIRAVPFNESAIEMDFPITGIEDAIKPLREACKW, via the coding sequence ATGTATCATTATTTCATGATGGCAACACTCTGCCTTACACCTTTGGCTGCTCACGCTCAGGATCCTAAAGTCTGTGCCGCACTGTCGGATGATAAGACTAGACTGGAGTGCTACGATCTCGCTCATCGAAAGACAGCCAATGTGGCGAATGCAAGCATTTGGCAGGTCAGAGAAGAGAAGTCGCGCTTAGACGATTCCCGTGAAGTCTTTCTCTCAGTCCTGTCGGCTGAACCCGTCCGCGGGAAGTACGGCCAGGACAAATTTGGATCACTGCACATCACCTGCCGAGAGAAAGCGACTAACATATACTTTATATTTGGCGACCATTTCATGTCGAGCGTACAGGGGGGCGGAAAGGTTAGCGCCCGCGTAGACAGCAACACTCCGAAGACGCTTTCCATGATTGAGTCCAATGACAATTCTGCTCTCGGCCTTTGGGGCAACCGTACTGCAGTGCCTTACATCAAGGACCTGTTTGGCGGTAAATCTCTCTACATCCGCGCAGTACCATTTAATGAATCTGCCATTGAAATGGATTTTCCGATCACTGGGATCGAAGACGCCATTAAGCCGCTCCGAGAAGCATGCAAATGGTAA
- a CDS encoding peroxidase-related enzyme (This protein belongs to a clade of uncharacterized proteins related to peroxidases such as the alkylhydroperoxidase AhpD.): MSKAPISRFPTPEIADLPEDIRARILAVQEKSGFVPNVFLVLARRPDEFRAFFAYHDALMDKPGNLTKAEREMIVVATSNANQCQYCVVAHGAILRIRAKDPLIADQVAINYRKADITDRQKAMLDFAMTVAFEAYSVDEADLAQLRSHGFSEEDAWDIAAIAAFFGMSNRLANVTNMRPNDEFYTMGRT, encoded by the coding sequence ATGAGCAAGGCCCCCATCAGCCGTTTCCCCACGCCGGAGATCGCGGACCTGCCGGAGGACATTCGGGCGCGCATCCTGGCCGTTCAGGAAAAGTCCGGTTTCGTGCCGAACGTCTTTCTCGTCCTGGCCCGCCGCCCCGACGAGTTTCGCGCCTTCTTCGCCTACCACGATGCCCTGATGGACAAGCCCGGGAACCTCACCAAGGCGGAGCGTGAGATGATCGTGGTCGCGACGAGCAACGCCAACCAATGCCAGTACTGCGTGGTGGCTCACGGGGCGATCCTGCGCATCAGGGCGAAGGACCCGCTGATCGCCGATCAGGTCGCGATCAACTACCGGAAGGCCGATATCACGGACCGGCAGAAGGCGATGCTCGACTTTGCAATGACTGTCGCCTTCGAGGCCTATTCGGTCGACGAGGCCGACCTGGCGCAGTTGCGCAGCCACGGCTTCAGTGAGGAAGACGCCTGGGACATCGCCGCAATCGCGGCCTTCTTCGGCATGTCAAACCGCCTCGCCAACGTCACGAACATGCGCCCGAACGACGAGTTCTACACGATGGGCAGGACGTGA
- a CDS encoding MarR family transcriptional regulator, with protein MARKRSAGQDVDQPVDGTTKTANRVVGSAADPLRANAHLDLVRVVERVHRRSLDLFRIDLTRLGVHDVSPSQVMMLFMIGAEELTVRDLIERGYYLGSNASYNLKRLVETGYVDRSVSERDRRSARLRLSDKGRRLCEAVKKVDETYHSLVVRSPKEARELDIAIKTLKRLEQAWSAALHFGDVQDA; from the coding sequence ATGGCGCGAAAGCGCAGTGCGGGACAAGACGTAGATCAACCGGTGGACGGCACAACCAAGACGGCCAATCGGGTCGTTGGTTCAGCAGCGGATCCTTTACGTGCGAATGCACACCTCGATCTCGTCCGCGTTGTGGAGCGCGTTCATCGCAGGTCGCTTGACCTGTTTCGGATTGATCTCACACGGCTTGGTGTTCATGACGTCAGCCCGTCTCAGGTCATGATGCTATTCATGATCGGCGCCGAGGAACTCACGGTTCGTGATCTGATCGAGCGCGGTTACTATTTAGGTTCGAACGCCTCCTATAATCTTAAGCGCTTGGTCGAGACTGGTTATGTCGACCGAAGCGTATCGGAACGAGATCGACGCTCAGCGCGGCTCCGCTTGTCCGATAAAGGACGAAGGCTGTGCGAGGCCGTGAAAAAAGTTGATGAGACCTACCATAGCCTCGTCGTGCGCAGTCCAAAAGAAGCCCGTGAACTTGACATTGCCATCAAGACCCTGAAGCGTCTGGAGCAGGCGTGGTCGGCAGCCCTGCATTTCGGGGACGTGCAGGATGCCTGA
- a CDS encoding putative phage abortive infection protein: MRKSIIVPMLTIVSGIIAIGVLAVYLYGYKTLGQDNGVIGKLGTFGDFVGGSINPLLSFGTLIIVLWTSYLQSVELASTRSLTKDQLSSNELQNFESTFFHLMDIYHKVVSGLRIVKSETDYTGNRQFKEIIGKQVFSEFYEDLRSSYFNTAFSGIPLEEPHRTVAAYQGMYQHHRNYLGHYYRSLYNILRFVDEAKFVYRNNDREFKLKYIRVLRAQLSDHEMIILYYNCVHANGTNMLSYINNNDMLDNMPRDLLLDRTHEQQFPTIRL; this comes from the coding sequence ATGAGAAAGTCCATAATCGTTCCTATGCTTACAATTGTATCTGGGATAATAGCCATCGGCGTATTGGCGGTTTATCTTTACGGCTACAAAACTCTAGGCCAAGATAATGGAGTTATCGGCAAGCTCGGAACCTTTGGGGATTTCGTTGGCGGCTCCATTAATCCATTATTGAGTTTTGGGACCCTTATCATAGTTTTATGGACTTCCTACTTGCAGTCAGTAGAACTTGCATCAACGCGCAGCCTCACCAAAGATCAGCTTTCCTCAAACGAACTACAGAATTTCGAATCCACTTTCTTTCACCTTATGGATATCTATCATAAGGTTGTCTCCGGTCTGCGGATTGTGAAATCAGAGACTGATTACACGGGAAATAGACAGTTCAAAGAGATCATTGGAAAACAGGTTTTCTCTGAATTCTATGAAGATCTCAGATCGTCGTACTTCAACACCGCATTCTCGGGAATTCCGCTAGAAGAGCCGCATCGGACGGTTGCCGCATATCAGGGTATGTACCAGCACCACAGAAATTATCTGGGCCACTATTATAGGTCGTTGTATAATATACTAAGGTTCGTTGACGAAGCAAAGTTCGTATACAGAAATAATGACCGTGAATTTAAACTGAAATATATTCGCGTTCTACGCGCCCAGTTGTCAGACCACGAGATGATTATTCTCTACTACAACTGCGTTCATGCCAATGGCACGAATATGCTCAGTTATATTAACAACAATGATATGTTAGACAACATGCCGAGAGATTTGTTGCTTGATCGCACTCATGAGCAACAGTTCCCGACGATAAGGTTGTGA
- a CDS encoding GntR family transcriptional regulator → MTNRPSLAKLDISREPMARQVTRALRQAIVTMQIAPGEMLSEQDLAQKFGVSRSPVREALIKLSEAGLVRVLPQRGTQVVKISRAAVEDARFIREAVECAVVRDAAVNATPVSLAELNASLTRQRRAQRSASTEEFLALDEEFHRLLAETAGRPAAWRMIEDIKPQMDRVRFLDMTKAVPRHVVLAQHVLIVKAIKEKDPVAAHEAMHQHLCEILRTLPELAAQHPHLFESETEPSPDVLSA, encoded by the coding sequence ATGACTAATAGACCCTCCCTTGCAAAGCTCGATATCAGCCGCGAGCCCATGGCCCGACAGGTCACGCGCGCCTTGCGTCAGGCCATCGTGACCATGCAGATTGCACCGGGAGAGATGCTGTCGGAGCAGGACCTTGCCCAGAAGTTCGGGGTCAGCCGATCGCCGGTCCGGGAGGCGCTGATCAAGCTGAGCGAAGCCGGGCTCGTGCGCGTTCTTCCTCAGCGGGGCACCCAGGTCGTCAAGATTTCGCGAGCCGCCGTCGAAGATGCCCGCTTCATCCGGGAAGCCGTGGAATGCGCGGTCGTGCGCGATGCAGCCGTCAATGCGACGCCCGTCAGTCTCGCAGAGCTGAATGCCAGCCTCACCCGCCAGCGGCGCGCGCAGCGCTCCGCCTCGACCGAAGAATTTCTCGCGCTCGACGAAGAGTTTCACCGGCTGCTCGCCGAAACGGCCGGCCGCCCCGCGGCATGGCGAATGATCGAGGACATCAAGCCGCAGATGGACCGCGTGCGTTTCCTCGACATGACGAAGGCCGTCCCCCGCCATGTGGTGCTCGCGCAGCACGTTCTCATCGTGAAGGCCATCAAGGAGAAGGATCCGGTGGCCGCGCATGAGGCGATGCACCAGCACCTGTGTGAGATCCTGCGTACGCTGCCGGAACTCGCCGCGCAGCACCCGCATCTATTTGAATCGGAGACAGAACCGTCTCCGGACGTTCTCAGCGCCTGA
- the uxuA gene encoding mannonate dehydratase — translation MEQTWRWFGPDDAVRLPHIRQTGATGIVTALHHIPYGVVWSVEEIERRKAEIAADRSLGLRWSVVESLPIHESIKIGEGDLTVLFDNYRQSLRNLAQCGIKTVCYNFMPVVDWTRTELAYPLPGGGTALRFNAHEYAAFDCFMLQRPGAEQEQTPDVLARAKEWYDRSSEVDRNKLLANIMAGLPGAYDRYDIPGLRAMLSRYDGIDASALRENLARFLREVVPVAEEVGIRMCIHPDDPPRPLMGLPRIVSNADDLAFIVGAVDSPANGITLCSGSLGAGPSNDVPAIARRFANRIWFAHLRNVAKDPDGSFMEADHLGGDTDMVAVVTALLEEQKRRKDSGEERWRIPMRPDHGHELLDDVGKPTHPGYPAIGRLKGLAELRGVMTAVSALRNLPL, via the coding sequence ATGGAACAGACCTGGCGCTGGTTCGGCCCCGATGATGCCGTTCGCCTTCCCCATATCCGGCAGACCGGTGCGACGGGAATCGTGACGGCGCTTCATCACATTCCTTACGGCGTCGTCTGGAGCGTGGAAGAGATCGAGAGGCGCAAAGCCGAAATCGCCGCCGACCGATCGCTGGGCCTGCGCTGGAGCGTGGTCGAGAGCCTGCCGATCCATGAAAGCATCAAGATCGGTGAAGGCGATCTCACCGTTCTGTTCGACAATTACCGCCAGTCCCTGCGCAATCTCGCGCAATGCGGCATCAAGACCGTCTGCTACAACTTCATGCCGGTCGTCGACTGGACCCGCACCGAGCTCGCCTACCCTCTCCCGGGCGGCGGAACGGCGCTGCGCTTCAACGCGCATGAATACGCCGCATTCGACTGCTTCATGCTGCAGCGCCCCGGCGCGGAGCAGGAGCAGACCCCGGACGTCCTCGCTCGCGCGAAGGAATGGTACGACCGCTCGTCGGAAGTCGACCGCAACAAGCTGCTCGCGAACATCATGGCGGGCCTTCCGGGCGCCTATGACCGCTACGACATCCCTGGCCTGCGCGCGATGCTCAGCCGCTACGACGGCATCGACGCGAGCGCGCTGCGTGAAAACCTGGCGCGCTTCCTGCGCGAGGTCGTTCCCGTCGCCGAGGAAGTGGGTATCCGCATGTGCATCCATCCGGACGATCCGCCGCGTCCGCTGATGGGTCTGCCGCGCATTGTTTCGAACGCGGACGATCTCGCCTTCATCGTCGGTGCCGTCGACTCGCCCGCGAACGGGATTACGCTCTGCAGCGGTTCGCTCGGAGCCGGTCCGTCGAACGACGTGCCCGCCATCGCGAGGCGCTTTGCAAACCGCATCTGGTTCGCTCACCTGCGCAATGTCGCAAAGGATCCGGACGGCTCGTTCATGGAGGCGGATCATCTCGGCGGCGACACCGACATGGTCGCCGTCGTCACCGCTCTCCTGGAGGAGCAGAAGCGCCGGAAGGATTCTGGCGAGGAACGCTGGCGCATTCCGATGCGCCCGGACCATGGCCACGAACTCCTCGACGATGTGGGCAAGCCCACCCATCCGGGCTATCCGGCCATCGGCCGCCTGAAGGGGCTCGCCGAACTGCGCGGCGTGATGACGGCGGTATCGGCCCTTCGGAACCTTCCGCTCTAG
- the uxaC gene encoding glucuronate isomerase, which translates to MLIHPDRLFPIEPAAREVARRLYEGIRDLPIVSPHGHTDPRWYAENEPFPDPATLFVIPDHYIFRMLYSQGVSLEDLGIPTRDGGPVERDPRAIWRRFAAHYHLFRGTPTRAWLDHTFATLFGFTERLCADNADVYYDRIDAALRTPEFRPRALFERFRIEAIATTESPLDPLKYHEIIRQSGWGGRVVTAYRPDPVVDPEFEGFRENLARFGEITGCDTATWSGYLEAHRKRRAFFRTYGATSTDHGHPTARTADLSRADAEALFRRVSTGEVGPEDAELFRAQMLTEMAAMSVEDGMVMQIHPGSFRNHNDAIFGRFGRDMGADIPTGTDYVRALKPLLDRFGNERNFTLILFTLDETSYSRELAPLAGHYPALKLGPAWWFFDAPEGMRRFRELTTETAGFYNTVGFNDDTRAYLSIPARHDVARRVDCAFLSQLVTTHRLGEDEAHEVAYDLAYRLAKEAYKL; encoded by the coding sequence ATGCTGATCCATCCGGACCGGCTGTTCCCCATCGAGCCTGCGGCGCGGGAGGTGGCGCGACGGCTCTATGAGGGAATCCGCGATCTGCCGATCGTCTCGCCGCATGGGCATACGGACCCGCGCTGGTACGCCGAGAACGAACCCTTCCCTGATCCGGCGACGCTGTTCGTCATTCCCGATCATTACATTTTCCGGATGCTCTACAGCCAGGGCGTGAGCCTTGAGGATCTCGGCATTCCGACGCGGGACGGCGGGCCGGTCGAGCGCGATCCCCGTGCGATCTGGCGGCGTTTTGCTGCGCATTACCATCTCTTCCGCGGAACGCCCACGCGCGCTTGGCTCGATCATACGTTCGCGACGCTGTTCGGCTTCACGGAACGTCTCTGCGCCGACAATGCCGATGTCTATTACGACCGGATCGATGCGGCCCTGCGTACGCCGGAGTTTCGTCCCCGCGCTTTGTTCGAGCGCTTCCGCATCGAGGCCATCGCCACGACGGAAAGCCCGCTCGATCCCTTGAAATATCACGAAATCATTCGTCAGTCGGGCTGGGGAGGGCGTGTCGTCACGGCTTATCGTCCGGATCCTGTCGTCGATCCCGAGTTCGAAGGATTCCGTGAGAACCTCGCCCGCTTCGGCGAGATTACGGGTTGCGATACCGCCACATGGAGCGGCTATCTGGAAGCGCATCGCAAGCGGCGCGCGTTCTTCCGCACGTACGGCGCGACCTCTACGGATCACGGGCATCCGACGGCGCGAACCGCCGATCTGTCGCGAGCGGATGCGGAGGCTCTGTTCCGGCGCGTCTCGACGGGGGAGGTCGGCCCCGAGGATGCCGAGCTGTTCCGCGCTCAGATGCTCACCGAGATGGCGGCCATGAGCGTCGAAGACGGCATGGTCATGCAGATCCATCCCGGCTCGTTCCGGAACCACAACGATGCGATCTTCGGCCGCTTCGGCCGCGACATGGGGGCCGACATTCCCACGGGCACGGACTATGTCCGGGCTCTGAAGCCCCTCCTGGACAGGTTCGGCAACGAGCGCAACTTCACGCTCATTCTCTTCACGCTCGACGAGACGAGCTATTCGCGCGAGCTCGCGCCGCTCGCGGGCCATTATCCTGCGCTCAAGCTCGGTCCGGCCTGGTGGTTCTTCGATGCGCCGGAGGGCATGCGCCGTTTCCGCGAGCTGACGACGGAAACGGCCGGTTTCTACAATACCGTCGGGTTCAACGACGATACCCGGGCCTATCTCTCGATCCCGGCCCGTCACGATGTGGCGCGCCGCGTGGATTGCGCCTTTCTGAGCCAACTCGTGACCACTCATCGCCTCGGCGAGGATGAGGCGCACGAGGTTGCCTACGATCTCGCATACCGCCTCGCGAAAGAGGCTTACAAGCTGTGA
- a CDS encoding enoyl-CoA hydratase, with the protein MSAQIASDEPILTRDEREGVVTLTLNRPGQYNALSEEMLRALQRNLDELAADGAVRCVVIAAAGKAFCAGHDLKQMRSHPHQDYYEDLFERCGRVMQSIVNLPVPVIARVQGMATAAGCQLVASCDLAVAAESATFAVSGINVGLFCSTPAVALSRNVAPKQAFEMLVTGRFVSASEALSYGLINRVAPDAELDAAVASLTVEICAKSPVAIRTGKAMFGRQRSMSLEEAYAYAGQVMACNMMAEDAAEGIDAFIGKRKPVWKGR; encoded by the coding sequence ATGAGCGCGCAGATAGCTTCCGATGAGCCCATCCTGACCCGCGACGAGCGGGAAGGGGTCGTGACACTGACGCTGAACCGGCCGGGTCAGTACAATGCCCTGTCTGAGGAGATGCTGCGGGCCTTGCAGCGGAACCTGGACGAGCTTGCCGCCGACGGGGCCGTCCGCTGCGTCGTGATCGCCGCTGCAGGCAAGGCGTTCTGCGCAGGGCACGATCTCAAGCAGATGCGGTCCCATCCACACCAGGACTATTACGAGGATCTGTTCGAGCGCTGCGGGCGCGTCATGCAGAGCATCGTGAACCTGCCGGTTCCGGTGATCGCCCGCGTGCAGGGCATGGCGACCGCCGCAGGGTGCCAGCTGGTGGCGTCCTGCGACCTTGCGGTTGCGGCCGAGAGCGCGACATTCGCCGTCTCAGGAATCAATGTCGGTCTTTTCTGCTCCACTCCGGCGGTCGCGCTCTCGCGCAACGTTGCGCCCAAGCAGGCCTTCGAGATGCTGGTGACGGGGCGCTTCGTCTCGGCCTCCGAGGCCCTCTCGTACGGCCTGATCAACCGCGTGGCTCCGGATGCCGAACTCGATGCCGCCGTGGCGTCTCTGACAGTGGAGATCTGTGCCAAGAGCCCGGTCGCGATCCGCACCGGGAAGGCCATGTTCGGCCGCCAGCGGAGCATGAGCCTGGAGGAGGCCTATGCCTATGCCGGCCAGGTGATGGCCTGCAACATGATGGCCGAGGATGCGGCGGAAGGGATCGATGCCTTCATCGGCAAGCGCAAACCGGTGTGGAAGGGGCGCTGA
- a CDS encoding acyl-CoA synthetase, with the protein MTSTVYDTNLDKNPANHQPLTPLSFLERAASVHPEQTAIIHGPLKRSYREFYARSRRLASALVRRGIGRGDTVSVILPNTPAMLECHYGVPMAGAVLNTLNTRLDAKVIAFSLEHSDAKVLITDREFSNVVKAALAMTSVRPLVIDYDDPEFTGSGDLLGELEYEDLLAEGDPEFAWKLPGDEWDAITLNYTSGTTGDPKGVVYHHRGAYLLAMGNIVTGAMSQHPVYLWTLPMFHCNGWCFPWSLSIVAGTHVCLRAVRAKPMYDALADHKVTHLCGAPIVMSTLLNAPATEKRPLPHVVRFMTAAAPPPEAVLAAMKEAGFDVTHLYGLTEVYGPAVVNEWHEDWDRLSPAEYAAKKARQGVRYPVLEALDVLDPDTMRPVPADGKTLGEVMFRGNVVMKGYLKNPAATEKAFAGGWFHSGDLGVKYPDGYVQLKDRSKDIIISGGENISSIEVEDALYKHPAVQAVAVVAMPDQKWGETPCAFVELRADQSATAEDLIAWCRHHLASFKCPRTVIFAELPKTSTGKIQKFQLREMARAHAGAA; encoded by the coding sequence GTGACTTCGACTGTTTACGATACGAACCTCGACAAGAATCCGGCGAACCATCAGCCACTGACGCCCCTCTCGTTCCTGGAGCGCGCCGCGAGCGTTCACCCTGAGCAGACGGCCATCATCCATGGCCCGCTGAAGCGCAGCTACCGCGAGTTCTATGCCCGTTCCAGGCGCCTGGCTTCGGCGCTGGTCCGGCGGGGCATCGGGCGCGGCGACACGGTGTCTGTCATCCTTCCCAATACGCCGGCGATGCTCGAATGCCACTATGGCGTGCCCATGGCGGGCGCGGTGCTCAATACGCTGAACACCCGTCTCGACGCCAAGGTCATCGCGTTCTCCCTCGAGCACAGCGACGCGAAGGTGCTCATCACGGACCGGGAATTCTCGAACGTCGTGAAGGCAGCCCTCGCCATGACGTCCGTCAGGCCGCTCGTCATCGATTACGACGATCCGGAATTCACCGGCTCGGGCGATCTCCTGGGCGAACTCGAATACGAAGATCTTCTGGCCGAGGGCGATCCCGAGTTCGCCTGGAAACTGCCCGGCGACGAGTGGGACGCCATCACCCTGAACTACACCTCCGGCACGACGGGCGATCCGAAGGGGGTCGTCTATCACCATCGCGGCGCATATCTGCTCGCGATGGGGAATATCGTGACCGGCGCCATGAGCCAGCATCCCGTGTATTTGTGGACGCTGCCCATGTTCCACTGCAACGGCTGGTGCTTCCCCTGGTCGCTGTCGATCGTCGCCGGAACGCATGTCTGCCTGCGCGCCGTCCGCGCGAAGCCGATGTATGACGCTCTGGCCGACCACAAGGTCACCCATCTGTGCGGCGCCCCCATCGTCATGTCGACTCTTCTCAATGCACCGGCCACGGAAAAGCGCCCGCTTCCTCATGTGGTCCGCTTCATGACGGCGGCAGCCCCTCCGCCGGAGGCCGTGCTGGCCGCCATGAAGGAGGCGGGCTTCGACGTGACCCATCTCTACGGCCTGACGGAGGTTTACGGTCCGGCCGTCGTCAATGAATGGCATGAGGACTGGGACCGGCTGTCGCCCGCGGAATATGCCGCCAAGAAGGCCCGCCAAGGCGTGCGCTATCCGGTGCTCGAGGCGCTCGACGTGCTCGACCCGGACACGATGCGGCCCGTGCCTGCGGATGGCAAGACCCTCGGCGAGGTCATGTTCCGCGGCAATGTGGTGATGAAGGGCTATCTGAAAAATCCCGCCGCGACCGAGAAGGCCTTTGCCGGCGGCTGGTTCCATTCCGGCGACCTCGGCGTGAAGTATCCCGACGGCTATGTGCAGCTGAAGGATCGCTCGAAGGACATCATCATCTCCGGCGGCGAGAACATTTCTTCCATCGAGGTGGAGGATGCCCTCTACAAGCACCCTGCGGTTCAAGCCGTCGCCGTCGTCGCGATGCCCGATCAGAAATGGGGCGAGACGCCTTGCGCCTTCGTGGAACTCAGGGCGGATCAATCAGCGACGGCCGAGGATCTCATCGCCTGGTGCCGACACCATCTCGCCTCCTTCAAATGTCCGCGCACGGTGATTTTCGCCGAGCTGCCGAAGACGTCCACTGGAAAGATCCAGAAATTCCAGCTCCGCGAGATGGCGCGGGCGCATGCCGGGGCGGCTTGA